One part of the Eleginops maclovinus isolate JMC-PN-2008 ecotype Puerto Natales chromosome 14, JC_Emac_rtc_rv5, whole genome shotgun sequence genome encodes these proteins:
- the LOC134876291 gene encoding mucin-2-like yields the protein MFHFAGEPPSTTTTRSTITPNIRTTEIESTGHLSTESPSFEQPSTKEVDQTRLTSTTPNKISTIKEHSTSTESTSPEQPTTLQLEKSTSLPEQTPHSTRHTETPNERTTTEIGSTTGHLSTEIISSDPPSTKEVDQTIINTSVTPEKQLPSTTTTRSTITQNIRTTTEIGSTTDHVSPEITTFEQQSTKEVDQTRIITSELPSTTTTRSTLIPNIRTTEIESTTDQFSTESTSPEQPTTLQLEKSTSLPEQTPHSTRHTETPNERTTTEIESTTGHLSTEIISSDPPSTKVLDQTIINTSVTPSTTTTRSTITPNIRTTTEIESTTDHLSTDSPSVEQPSTKEVHQTISITTVTPEKPLPSTTTARSTITPNIRTTEIESTTGQFSTESTSPEQPTTLQLEKTTSLPAKHIVHMRMRFTSTSQLSEDDINKLLLEQFRNLLIERGLPTNIRVGLKKSPRINNFLDDGGTNEEPAKR from the exons ATGTTCCATTTTGCAGGTGAACCTCCATCCACCACTACCACTAGAAGCACAATTACCCCAAATATAAGAACCACTGAGATTGAATCAACGGGTCATCTCAGTACTGAGAGTCCTTCTTTTGAGCAGCCTTCAACCAAAGAAGTGGACCAAACAAGACTCACCTCAA CGACCCCAAATAAAATAAGCACCATCAAAGAACACTCAACCAGTACAGAGAGTACTTCTCCTGAGCAGCCTACAACCCTACAGCTGGAGAAATCAACATCCCTTCCTG AACAAACTCCTCATTccaccagacacacagagactccAAATGAAAGAACCACCACTGAGATTGGATCAACCACTGGTCATCTCAGTACAGAGATTATCTCCTCTGATCCACCTTCAACTAAAGAAGTGGACCAAACAATAATCAATACCA GTGTGACTCCAGAAAAGCAACTTCCATCCACCACTACCACTAGAAGCACAATTACCCAAAATATAAGAACCACAACTGAGATTGGATCAACCACGGATCATGTCAGTCCTGAAATAACCACATTTGAGCAGCAATCAACTAAAGAAGTGGACCAAACAAGAATCATTACCA GTGAACTTCCATCTACCACTACCACTAGAAGCACACTTATTCCAAATATAAGAACCACTGAGATTGAATCAACCACTGATCAATTCAGTACAGAGAGTACTTCTCCTGAGCAGCCTACAACCCTACAGCTGGAGAAATCAACATCCCTTCCTG AACAAACTCCTCATTccaccagacacacagagactccAAATGAACGAACCACCACTGAGATTGAATCAACCACTGGTCATCTCAGTACAGAGATTATCTCCTCTGATCCACCTTCAACCAAAGTACTGGACCAAACAATAATCAATACCA GTGTGACTCCATCTACCACTACCACTAGAAGCACAATTACCCCAAATATAAGAACCACAACTGAGATTGAATCAACCACTGATCATCTCAGTACTGACAGTCCTTCTGTTGAGCAGCCTTCAACCAAGGAAGTGCACCAAACAATATCCATTACCA CTGTAACTCCAGAAAAGCCACTCCCATCCACCACTACCGCTAGAAGCACAATTACCCCAAATATAAGAACCACTGAGATTGAATCAACCACTGGTCAATTCAGTACAGAGAGTACCTCTCCTGAGCAGCCTACAACCCTACAGCTGGAGAAAACCACATCCCTTCCTG CCAAACATATCGTCCACATGAGGATGAGATTCACCTCTACGTCACAGCTGAGTGAAGACGACATCAACAAGCTTTTGCTagagcag TTTCGCAATCTACTTATAGAAAGGGGACTTCCTACAAACATCAGGGTGGGTTTGAAGAAATCACCGAGAATAAACAACTTTCTGGACGACGGAGGTACAAATGAAGAACCAGCGAAGAGATGA